GAACCGGTAAAACGGTTTTGATGCAGAAAATTGCAAATTCCATTGTTCGAAATCATAAGGATGTCTATCTTATTGTTTTGCTGATTGATGAGCGTCCCGAGGAGGTCACGGAGATGACCAGGAGTGTCAGAACCGCAGAGGTGGTCAGCTCAACGTTTGACGAGCCACCCCAACGACACATCCAGGTAGCCGAAATGGTAATAGAAAAAGCCAGGAGGCTGGTGGAGCATAAAAAAGACGTGGTGATTCTTCTGGACAGCATTACCCGGCTGGCGCGGGCCTATAATACCGTAACACCCTCCAGTGGAAAAATTCTTTCCGGGGGTGTTGAGGCAAATGCTCTGCACAGGCCCAAACGATTTTTTGGTGCCGCCAGAAATATTGAAGAGGGGGCAGCCTCACAATACTGGCGACTGCATTGATTGAAACCGGCAGTCGTATGGATGAGGTTATTTTTGAGGAGTTCAAAGGTACTGGTAATATGGAACTGGTGCTGGATCGGAAAATGGCGGATAAGCGGATTTTCCCGGCCATCGATATCAAACGTTCCGGTACCCGGAAAGAAGATTTGCTGATTAAGAAAGATGCACTGAATCGTATCTGGATTTTAAGAAAGCTTCTCAATTCCATGAATCCAGCGGACTGTATGGATTTTCTCATCGACAAACTCAGGCACCAGAAAACCAACCAGGATTTTCTCGATTCCATGAATGGGTGATTTTTCCTTCATATATTATCGAACGGTCCAGAATCCAGGATAATATTTCACTTGAAAATTTCTCGGTGTTGATTATTATAGCTTTCCTGTTTTATCTGAAAATTCCGCAGCAGAAGGTTTTTCTGCTGTAATTGGGACTTTCACTTGTTTTTTACGGCTGAGCCGTCTGGTCCAGCCATGTTGATTTATTTGAAATTCCTATTGCAAAAGGTTTTTTATCGCAGTCGGATTTTCATAACTTTGTTGCACCCTAAAGGCATAAATTACCGAGCCACCTGGTTCAGTCATGCTGGGTTTATGGGGAAGTCTCCAGGCAGACTTTTCCCCCGGGTTGAACTTTTATAGACTATCTGGTTCAATTATATTTAATTTCAACACCACACGAAGATATGTGGAAGGAATAGTGATATGAAAAATGATATACATCCTGAATATCATAAGATAAAGGCAACATGTGCCTGCGGCAGTGAATTTGAAATTGGTTCAGTTCTGGATGAGATGAAAGTTGAGATCTGCTCCGCCTGCCATCCATTTTTTACAGGCAAGCAAAAGCTTGTGGATACTGCCGGACGTATCGAGAAGTTTAAACAGCGTTATGCAAAACACTATGCGGAGAAAGAAAAAGGAAAACAATAAGTAATTGTCCTTTTTTTTTGTAACTGAGCGTTTCCTCTCTGTAGTTCGGTTCAGTTCTGTCCACAACGATGGCTCGCATGGTTGTGGACTTTTTTCTTTCATCCCCCTATCTCTTTGGTTGAGCTCCTATGTTTGAAAAATTTGCTGATCTGGAAGAAAAGATTTCACATCTTGAAGGTCGTCTGTCTGACCCTGAACTCGTGACGAATCAGAAAGAGTACCAGAAGGTTGTCCGGGAGCATGCACATCTGACAAAGTTGAACGGGATCTATTCAGAATACAGGCACGTTCAGCAGGAGTTGGAAAATAATAAGATTTTACTGCAGGATGATGAAGAGGATCCGGAAATAAAGGAGCTTGCCAGGCTCGAAATTGAAGAGCTTGAAGAGAAGGAAAGAAAGCTTGATCAGGAAATTAAACTCATCCTTCTCCCCAAGGATCCCAATGATGAAAAAAATACCTTCCTGGAAATCCGTGCCGGAACGGGTGGGGATGAGGCAGCTCTTTTTGTGGGAGATCTTTTCAGGATGTACTGCCGTTTTGCTGAAAGCATGGGATGGAAAGTTGAGATAATGAGCTCAAACCCTCTTGGCATTGGTGGTTTCAAGGAAATTATAGCCCTTATAAAGGGTGAACAGGTCTACTCGAAGCTCAAGTATGAAAGTGGTGTTCACAGGGTACAGAGAGTACCGGAGACTGAGACCCAGGGCAGGATTCATACCTCTGCGGTAACAGTTGCAATATTGCCCGAAGCTGATGAGGTTGAGCTGAATCTTGACATGTCTGAACTCAAAATAGATGTATTTCGTGCATCAGGTCCCGGTGGACAGTCAGTTAATACTACGGATTCCGCGGTTCGAATCACCCATCTGCCGACGGGTGTGGTTGTCTCCTGCCAAGATGAAAAATCCCAGCATAAAAACAAGGCCAAGGCATTGACTGTCCTTCGTGCCCGCATTCTTGATCAGCTGGAAAGGGAACACCACGACAAGATATCCCAGGATCGTAAAAGCCAGGTGGGCAGCGGAGATCGCAGCGAGAGAATACGAACGTACAATTTTCCCCAAGGACGTATAACAGATCACAGGATCAATCTGACTCTTTATAAACTCGAAGCAGTTATCGGTGGGAAGCTCGAAGAAATAATTTATCCTCTCATAGCCCATGATCAGGCGGAAAAGCTGAAAGCCATTCAATAGATGGCGAGGAAGGAGGGCATGGTAAGGGGTAAATAGTATATGATTTCAACTTTATGCATATAAATGAACTTCTCCGGGCCGGTACTGTCGCATTGGAAAAAGCCGACGTTGTTTCTCCTGGAACCGATGCACGGGTATTACTTCAACACTGTCTCGGTAAAAACCGGATTGAGCTCCTGCTTCATGGGGATGAAAATGTAGAGGAAAGCCGGGAATCGTTCTACTTCAAATGTATTGCCAGGCGTGTGAACCATGAGCCTGTTGCCTATATTCTCGGACAGTGTGAATTCTGGTCTCTACCTTTCAACCTGACAAATGATGTACTGATTCCCCGTCCCGAGACGGAATTTCTTCTCGACAGAGTATTGACCATAGCCAATAAAGAGAACCTGACGAGGGGAAGAATCCTGGATCTCTGTTGTGGAAGTGGAGTTATCAGTGTTGTTCTTGCCAGAGAAACCGGACAGCGTATCCTGGCTGTGGATATTTCTCCTGAGGCATTGGCTGTAGCCGCAATGAACAGGGATGATCATGCTCTTACTTCCCGCATCGATCTGCTCTGTTCTGATCTGTGTTCTGCTCTCTGCCGAAAAACCAGGTTTTCTTTGATTGTCACCAATCCTCCTTATGTCAGCACTTCAGCAATACAATACAGTCTGGAAAAAGATGTTGCCGGTTTTGAGCCTCACCTGGCCCTTGACGGCGGAGAAAAAGGGTTGGATGTTATAGGGAGAATCAGAGCCGTTATGCCCCTGATGCTTCTACCCGGTGGTGAAATATTTATGGAAATCGGAGCCGACCAGGGTGAGGCTGTCGAGAATATTTTTCTTGAAAATGAAACAGTTTTGCCCGGATTTGTTCAAGTAAAAATTATCACCGATTATGCGGGGCTTGATAGAGTACTTTACGCACAATTGGAATATTGATGGACTCGTAAAAACTCCGATCTACTGCGTTGTGGGGTGATCGTGTAATGCTCGACGTACCATATGTACGCCTGCGCTTACACGACACCGCCACGCCTTGTATATCGAAGTTTTTCCAGAGTCCATCTGGGAACGTTGAACGACTTTTTACGAGATCATCAATATTGAGGTCAATGACACTGGTTTGAATGAACGCCTTTTCTCGTAAGGTAGATGAAAACACAGAGTTACAAATCCTGTGACAAGTTACAATGAGATAGATACAGGGGTAAACCATGGAAAAACTGATAGTTGAAGGAGGGCGAAAACTTTTCGGTGAGGTGCGGGTAAGTGGAGCCAAAAATGCAGCATTACCGCTTATGGCCGCCACATTGCTTGCCCCGGGAAAGCATACTCTCCGCAATGTCCCGGACTTGCGGGATACCAGGACCTTCATCAGATTGATGGGGGAGCTGGGAGTTGTGTGCGAGAGAAATGGAGATACTGTAATCCTGGACAGCAGTAAGCTCGCCCACGGTGAGGCTTCTTATGACCTGGTAAAAACGATGCGTGCTTCTGTTCTGGTATTGGGACCGCTTGTTGCCAGGCTCGGTGAAGCCAGGGTTTCCCTGCCAGGGGGCTGTGCAATAGGCGCCAGACCCATAAATTTTCATATCATGGGGCTGGAAAAACTTGGTGTTACCTGCAAGCTGGAAAAGGGATATGTTGATGCACGGATTTCCGGCAGACTCCAGGGAAATGTGATC
The DNA window shown above is from Desulfomarina profundi and carries:
- the rpmE gene encoding 50S ribosomal protein L31; its protein translation is MKNDIHPEYHKIKATCACGSEFEIGSVLDEMKVEICSACHPFFTGKQKLVDTAGRIEKFKQRYAKHYAEKEKGKQ
- the prfA gene encoding peptide chain release factor 1, coding for MFEKFADLEEKISHLEGRLSDPELVTNQKEYQKVVREHAHLTKLNGIYSEYRHVQQELENNKILLQDDEEDPEIKELARLEIEELEEKERKLDQEIKLILLPKDPNDEKNTFLEIRAGTGGDEAALFVGDLFRMYCRFAESMGWKVEIMSSNPLGIGGFKEIIALIKGEQVYSKLKYESGVHRVQRVPETETQGRIHTSAVTVAILPEADEVELNLDMSELKIDVFRASGPGGQSVNTTDSAVRITHLPTGVVVSCQDEKSQHKNKAKALTVLRARILDQLEREHHDKISQDRKSQVGSGDRSERIRTYNFPQGRITDHRINLTLYKLEAVIGGKLEEIIYPLIAHDQAEKLKAIQ
- the prmC gene encoding peptide chain release factor N(5)-glutamine methyltransferase, whose product is MHINELLRAGTVALEKADVVSPGTDARVLLQHCLGKNRIELLLHGDENVEESRESFYFKCIARRVNHEPVAYILGQCEFWSLPFNLTNDVLIPRPETEFLLDRVLTIANKENLTRGRILDLCCGSGVISVVLARETGQRILAVDISPEALAVAAMNRDDHALTSRIDLLCSDLCSALCRKTRFSLIVTNPPYVSTSAIQYSLEKDVAGFEPHLALDGGEKGLDVIGRIRAVMPLMLLPGGEIFMEIGADQGEAVENIFLENETVLPGFVQVKIITDYAGLDRVLYAQLEY